The Altererythrobacter sp. CAU 1644 genome has a window encoding:
- a CDS encoding saccharopine dehydrogenase family protein, which translates to MSKSDREFDIIVYGATGYTGRLVAEHFVREYGNAADGPKWAMAGRSLAKLESVRDEIGAPSSTPLVVADADDPASLEAMCNRTRVIITTVGPYQLYGDALVAACVKTGTDYADLCGEPVWMRQKIDEHMEAAKASGAHICFSSGFDSIPFDLGVLMTQKEAVKRFGKPAPRVKGRVRGMAGGASGGTVASLTETMKAVARKPALIGILRSSFGLTPGFEGPDQPSGMIPRYEDELGKWAAPFVMAPINTKNVHRTNFLLGHPWGEDFRYDEMVLTSPGEAGKKMAEAATEMMKNPFGAKPPKPGEGPSKEERENGFYDVLFIAEMPDGEKLHYGVKGKYDPGYGSTSRMIAETAIALLSCDKPGGIGTPGYFLGEDLVQRLEKHADLTFAAEN; encoded by the coding sequence ATGAGCAAGTCCGACCGCGAGTTCGATATCATCGTCTATGGCGCCACCGGCTATACCGGTCGCCTCGTCGCCGAACATTTCGTGCGCGAATACGGCAACGCCGCCGACGGCCCGAAATGGGCGATGGCAGGGCGCAGCCTCGCCAAGCTGGAGAGCGTGCGCGACGAGATCGGTGCGCCGTCCTCCACCCCGCTCGTCGTCGCCGATGCCGACGATCCTGCGAGCCTCGAAGCGATGTGCAACCGCACCCGCGTGATCATCACGACGGTCGGCCCATACCAGCTTTATGGCGACGCACTGGTCGCTGCCTGCGTCAAGACCGGGACCGACTATGCCGACCTGTGCGGCGAACCTGTGTGGATGCGGCAGAAGATCGACGAGCACATGGAAGCCGCCAAGGCGAGCGGCGCGCATATCTGCTTTTCGTCGGGATTCGATTCGATCCCGTTCGATCTCGGCGTGCTGATGACGCAGAAGGAAGCGGTGAAGCGCTTCGGCAAGCCCGCCCCGCGGGTGAAGGGCCGGGTCCGCGGGATGGCTGGCGGCGCCTCGGGCGGCACGGTCGCAAGCCTGACCGAGACGATGAAGGCGGTGGCGCGCAAGCCCGCGCTGATCGGCATATTGCGCAGCTCGTTCGGTTTGACGCCGGGCTTCGAAGGCCCTGATCAGCCCTCGGGCATGATCCCGCGCTATGAGGACGAGCTCGGCAAATGGGCCGCACCGTTCGTCATGGCGCCGATCAACACCAAGAACGTCCACCGCACCAATTTCCTGCTCGGCCACCCGTGGGGCGAGGACTTCCGTTACGACGAGATGGTGCTCACCAGCCCGGGCGAGGCCGGCAAGAAAATGGCCGAGGCCGCGACCGAGATGATGAAGAACCCCTTCGGCGCCAAGCCGCCCAAGCCGGGCGAAGGCCCGAGCAAGGAAGAGCGCGAGAACGGGTTCTACGACGTGCTGTTCATTGCCGAGATGCCCGACGGCGAGAAGCTGCACTACGGCGTCAAGGGCAAGTACGATCCGGGCTACGGCTCAACCAGCCGCATGATCGCGGAAACCGCCATCGCGCTGCTGAGCTGCGACAAACCCGGAGGGATCGGAACCCCGGGCTATTTCCTCGGCGAAGACCTGGTCCAGCGCCTGGAAAAGCACGCCGATCTGACCTTCGCCGCGGAGAATTGA
- a CDS encoding acyl-CoA dehydrogenase family protein, translated as MSQYLFDQWRSRSPHYDETHEAVCDSVRAFVAREIMPHVDTWEAAGEVPRELHRKAAEAGVLGLGYPEEYGGSGTLEERGFDIFHSLVQSEELCRPGAGGIPASLMIHGIGLPPIIAMGSEELKQRIAPQVLSGEKIICLGITEPGGGSDVANLRTRAENRGSHYLVNGAKTLITSGMRADYITLAVRTGGEGMGGISLLLVEFDRAGISRTALPKMGWHASDTATIHFDDVEVPAENLIGAENAGFGGIMRNFNGERLGMAQQAAGYARLCYEDALDWARERETFGRPLVTRQAIRHKLARMLQMIGATQAMIDHAAWTVKEGCAFPGDFALLKVQATQTMEYCAREACQIMGGASFVRGARVERIYREVRVMAIGGGSEEIMYDLASRQFGF; from the coding sequence GTGTCTCAGTATCTGTTCGACCAATGGCGCAGCCGCTCACCCCATTACGATGAGACGCATGAGGCGGTCTGCGACAGCGTCCGCGCCTTCGTTGCCCGCGAAATCATGCCGCATGTCGACACCTGGGAGGCGGCGGGCGAGGTCCCGCGCGAGCTTCACCGCAAGGCGGCCGAAGCCGGAGTGCTCGGGCTCGGCTATCCCGAAGAATATGGCGGCAGCGGCACCCTCGAAGAGCGTGGGTTCGATATCTTCCACTCGCTGGTGCAATCGGAGGAACTGTGTCGTCCCGGCGCGGGAGGCATTCCTGCCTCGCTGATGATCCACGGGATCGGCCTCCCTCCGATCATCGCCATGGGCAGCGAGGAATTGAAGCAGCGGATCGCGCCGCAAGTGCTCAGCGGCGAGAAGATCATCTGCCTCGGCATCACCGAACCCGGCGGCGGATCGGACGTTGCCAACCTCAGGACGCGGGCCGAGAACCGCGGTTCGCATTACCTCGTCAACGGCGCCAAGACGCTCATCACCTCGGGCATGCGCGCCGACTACATCACCCTAGCGGTGCGCACGGGCGGTGAGGGGATGGGCGGCATATCGCTGCTGCTGGTCGAATTCGATCGCGCAGGCATCAGCCGCACGGCGCTGCCGAAGATGGGCTGGCATGCCTCGGATACGGCCACGATCCATTTCGACGATGTCGAGGTTCCCGCCGAGAACCTGATCGGGGCTGAGAATGCGGGCTTCGGCGGGATCATGCGCAACTTCAACGGCGAGCGGTTGGGCATGGCGCAGCAAGCGGCGGGCTATGCCCGGCTGTGCTATGAGGATGCGCTCGATTGGGCGCGCGAACGCGAAACTTTCGGCAGGCCGCTGGTCACTCGCCAGGCGATCCGCCACAAGCTCGCGCGGATGCTGCAGATGATCGGGGCGACGCAGGCAATGATCGATCACGCGGCATGGACGGTCAAAGAGGGCTGTGCCTTCCCCGGCGACTTTGCCCTGCTCAAGGTACAGGCGACGCAGACGATGGAGTATTGCGCGCGCGAGGCCTGCCAGATCATGGGCGGCGCCAGCTTCGTCCGCGGCGCGCGAGTCGAGCGGATCTATCGCGAAGTCAGGGTCATGGCGATAGGCGGCGGGTCGGAGGAGATCATGTACGACCTGGCGAGCCGGCAGTTCGGGTTCTAG
- a CDS encoding LON peptidase substrate-binding domain-containing protein — MSSRLSIFPLPGAILFPGLQLPLHIFEPRYRALVSDALARDRRIAMIQPQRPVEGAPLYSVGCVGRIGDVEALDDGRFNIILEGESRFRVLRELEVATAFRQVEAELLDDDEDDCISAIERAGFEREARRFADAQGYSVDWESVARLDDESLINGVSQIAPFDPASKQALLEAPDLATRCELLVQLMQFYGRRDNGDDEIVTLQ, encoded by the coding sequence GTGAGCTCGCGGCTTTCCATATTTCCGCTACCCGGAGCCATCCTGTTTCCCGGGCTGCAACTGCCGCTTCATATCTTCGAGCCGCGTTATCGCGCGCTGGTGTCCGATGCGCTTGCGCGCGACCGCCGGATCGCCATGATCCAACCGCAGCGCCCGGTCGAAGGCGCCCCCCTCTACTCAGTCGGCTGCGTCGGTCGGATCGGCGATGTCGAAGCGCTCGACGATGGTCGCTTCAATATCATTCTTGAAGGGGAATCTCGTTTCCGGGTTCTCCGCGAGCTCGAAGTGGCCACCGCCTTCCGGCAGGTCGAGGCGGAACTCCTCGACGATGACGAGGACGATTGCATATCCGCGATCGAGCGTGCGGGGTTCGAACGCGAAGCGCGCCGCTTTGCCGATGCCCAGGGCTACAGCGTCGACTGGGAGTCCGTGGCGCGGCTCGATGACGAGTCGCTGATCAACGGTGTTTCGCAGATTGCGCCCTTCGACCCAGCCAGCAAGCAGGCGCTGCTCGAAGCGCCCGATCTCGCGACGCGCTGCGAACTCCTCGTCCAGCTGATGCAGTTCTACGGCCGGCGCGACAACGGCGACGACGAAATCGTTACCTTGCAGTAG
- the dcd gene encoding dCTP deaminase produces MAILSDKWIREKAQSEGMIEPFVEAQRREGCISYGLSSYGYDARVADEFKIFTNVDSAVVDPKDFAANSFVDRKTDVCVIPPNSFALARTVEYFRVPEDVLVICLGKSTYARCGIIVNVTPLEPGWEGHVTLEFSNTTPLPAKIYANEGACQFLFLQGNERCETSYKDRAGKYMGQRGVTLPRL; encoded by the coding sequence ATGGCGATTCTTTCCGACAAGTGGATCCGCGAAAAGGCGCAGAGCGAGGGGATGATCGAACCCTTCGTCGAGGCGCAGCGCCGCGAAGGCTGCATTTCCTATGGCCTCTCCAGCTATGGCTATGACGCGCGCGTGGCCGACGAGTTCAAGATCTTCACCAATGTCGACAGCGCGGTAGTCGATCCCAAGGATTTCGCCGCCAACAGCTTCGTCGACCGCAAGACCGATGTCTGCGTGATCCCGCCCAACAGTTTCGCCCTCGCCCGTACGGTCGAATACTTCCGCGTGCCGGAAGACGTGCTGGTGATCTGCCTCGGCAAGTCGACCTATGCCCGCTGTGGGATCATCGTGAACGTCACCCCATTGGAGCCGGGCTGGGAGGGGCATGTGACGCTCGAATTCTCGAACACCACGCCCTTGCCGGCCAAGATCTACGCCAATGAGGGCGCGTGCCAGTTCCTGTTCCTGCAGGGTAACGAACGCTGCGAGACGAGCTACAAGGATCGCGCCGGCAAATATATGGGCCAGCGCGGCGTCACGCTGCCGCGGCTCTAG
- a CDS encoding TonB-dependent receptor, which produces MALTPNTLISHSALAAAIAIGAIAAPVLAQEQQGEGDAAAKPAPAERAPMQDDVHSRELDYQGNIVVTAVGLKQLDLLAGTSVFEAEEIQQNMAGQLGDVLVKLPGVSATSFSPGASRPVLRGFQGERVRVLNDGLGTIDVSNTSVDHATTLEPLTAERIEVLRGPAVMLYGSQAIGGAVNVIDKRIPRRIPDEPIHVDGLVGWNSAYDLREGGLSVDIPLANRFVVHVDGTYRETNDLEIAGFTVAPILRDELLEEAAEEEAEGEFEEAEELREAAEQRGILPNSATRTWTANAGFAFIDGDNTLGVAVGWYDTRYGVPGRPGAGHHHGEDEGEEEEGEEEGEERVSIDLEQFRADLRGQLDLGEGAFSQLITRIGYSDYTHTEFEGDEVGTVFDVQGFEARLELAQKDRGWWRGSIGTQYYWRDFFAEGAEAYVPPNVTEQFALFALQEFGNGPIQLEAAARYEMSDVEAQTLGVAREFGTLSGALSLIYETDEALRFGANFSRAERAPSAEELFSDGPHIATQAFEIGDPTLDVESAWGVEAFLRGRIGKAELNVAVYQNWFSDYVYLVDTGLEEDDLPVFQYLQDDAEYFGVEAELSYPLYQGGDLTIIGDVRGDYIRASLDDGSPIPRIPPLSLLGALEAQTDSFDARAEVQWFAEQDRVAGFETPTDSFTLVNLSLSWRPFKDAKSVTVLLGADNLLDVTGRRHASFTKDFVPLAGRNLKASVRVSF; this is translated from the coding sequence ATGGCACTTACACCCAATACCCTCATTTCGCACAGTGCGCTGGCAGCGGCGATTGCCATCGGCGCGATTGCTGCGCCGGTGCTGGCGCAAGAACAGCAGGGCGAAGGCGATGCAGCAGCCAAGCCCGCACCTGCCGAGCGCGCTCCGATGCAGGACGACGTGCACAGTCGCGAACTCGATTACCAGGGCAACATCGTCGTTACCGCGGTCGGGCTCAAGCAACTCGACCTGCTCGCCGGTACCTCTGTCTTCGAGGCGGAGGAGATCCAGCAGAACATGGCCGGCCAGTTGGGCGATGTGCTGGTGAAGCTGCCGGGTGTCTCGGCTACCAGCTTTTCGCCAGGCGCGTCGCGCCCGGTCCTGCGCGGTTTCCAGGGCGAGCGCGTGCGAGTGCTCAACGACGGGCTTGGCACGATCGACGTGTCCAATACTTCGGTCGATCACGCAACAACCCTCGAACCGCTCACAGCGGAGCGGATCGAGGTGCTGCGCGGTCCCGCGGTCATGCTCTACGGCAGCCAGGCAATCGGCGGCGCGGTCAACGTCATCGACAAGCGGATTCCGCGCCGTATCCCGGACGAGCCGATCCATGTCGACGGGCTGGTCGGCTGGAACTCGGCCTATGATCTGCGCGAGGGCGGGCTCTCGGTCGACATTCCGCTGGCAAACCGATTCGTGGTTCATGTCGACGGCACCTATCGCGAGACCAACGATCTCGAGATCGCAGGATTCACTGTCGCGCCGATCCTGCGCGACGAACTGCTGGAAGAGGCGGCCGAGGAAGAGGCCGAAGGCGAGTTCGAAGAAGCCGAGGAACTTCGCGAGGCCGCCGAGCAGCGCGGCATTCTGCCGAACAGCGCAACCCGAACCTGGACAGCCAATGCGGGCTTCGCCTTCATCGACGGCGACAACACGCTCGGCGTGGCGGTCGGCTGGTACGATACGCGCTATGGGGTGCCGGGCCGACCCGGCGCCGGCCATCATCATGGCGAAGATGAAGGCGAAGAGGAGGAAGGCGAAGAAGAGGGCGAGGAACGCGTCTCGATTGACCTCGAGCAGTTTCGCGCCGACCTGCGCGGGCAGCTCGACCTGGGCGAGGGTGCATTCTCGCAGCTGATCACACGGATAGGCTATTCCGACTATACGCATACCGAATTCGAAGGTGATGAGGTCGGCACCGTTTTCGACGTGCAGGGGTTCGAGGCACGCCTCGAACTGGCGCAGAAGGACCGCGGCTGGTGGCGCGGCTCGATCGGCACGCAATACTACTGGCGCGATTTCTTCGCCGAAGGGGCAGAGGCCTATGTGCCACCGAACGTCACCGAACAATTCGCGCTTTTCGCGCTTCAGGAATTCGGCAATGGGCCCATCCAGCTCGAGGCCGCCGCGCGATACGAGATGAGCGATGTCGAAGCGCAAACGCTTGGTGTGGCGCGCGAGTTCGGCACCCTCTCAGGGGCGCTGAGCCTGATCTACGAAACCGACGAAGCGCTGCGCTTCGGCGCCAATTTCTCGCGGGCCGAGCGTGCGCCGAGTGCGGAGGAACTGTTCTCCGATGGTCCCCACATCGCGACCCAGGCATTCGAGATCGGCGATCCTACGCTGGACGTGGAGTCGGCCTGGGGCGTCGAGGCTTTCCTGCGCGGCCGGATCGGCAAGGCCGAGCTCAATGTCGCGGTCTATCAGAACTGGTTCAGCGACTACGTCTACCTGGTCGACACCGGGCTCGAGGAAGACGACCTGCCGGTGTTCCAGTATTTGCAGGACGATGCCGAGTATTTCGGGGTCGAGGCCGAACTGTCCTATCCGCTCTACCAGGGCGGGGATCTGACGATCATCGGCGATGTGCGCGGCGATTACATCCGCGCTTCGCTCGACGACGGCTCGCCGATCCCGCGCATCCCGCCTCTCAGCCTGCTCGGAGCACTGGAAGCCCAGACCGACAGTTTCGACGCGCGCGCCGAGGTCCAGTGGTTCGCCGAGCAGGATCGCGTTGCCGGGTTCGAAACACCAACCGACAGCTTCACCCTGGTCAATCTCAGCCTGAGCTGGCGACCATTCAAGGATGCGAAATCGGTCACTGTCCTGCTGGGTGCGGACAATTTGCTCGATGTGACGGGCCGTCGTCACGCAAGTTTCACCAAGGATTTTGTGCCGCTCGCGGGACGCAATCTGAAGGCGAGTGTGCGCGTGAGCTTCTAG
- a CDS encoding YybH family protein, whose protein sequence is MTIRLILLTATALLISSCDPGPEDANGTSSEAAASVASSAEEEAIRGEVARWLELIKSKDAAGIAQMYTEDGAFMPPNAPIGIGRAAIEQNWAAMMNTPGFELTFAPEQITLSSSGDMALDRGKYRLAVGSDGVEQIDTGKYVVVWRKVDGSWKAAADIINSDLPPGGG, encoded by the coding sequence ATGACAATCCGCCTGATTCTGCTTACCGCGACCGCGTTGCTAATCTCATCTTGTGACCCCGGACCAGAGGATGCCAACGGCACCTCATCCGAGGCTGCGGCAAGCGTTGCCAGCTCTGCCGAGGAAGAAGCCATTCGGGGTGAGGTCGCTCGATGGCTTGAGCTGATCAAGTCGAAAGACGCAGCCGGAATTGCCCAGATGTATACGGAAGACGGCGCCTTCATGCCGCCCAATGCGCCCATCGGGATCGGCCGGGCCGCGATTGAGCAGAACTGGGCAGCGATGATGAATACGCCGGGGTTCGAGCTCACCTTCGCTCCGGAGCAGATCACCTTGTCATCCTCCGGCGATATGGCGCTCGATCGCGGCAAGTATCGTCTGGCGGTTGGGTCCGATGGGGTCGAACAGATCGACACCGGCAAATACGTGGTGGTCTGGCGGAAGGTCGATGGCTCGTGGAAAGCCGCCGCGGACATCATCAACAGCGACCTGCCGCCGGGGGGAGGCTGA
- a CDS encoding tetratricopeptide repeat protein → MGLNLDEQKAVDRFRKDVVEPSMKKLVILDFWAEWCGPCKALAPVLEKVSAEYADKGVVLAKIDVDKEQFIAAQFQVQSIPTVYAMFQGQPVADLTNARSESQLKQVLDQLLAQLPVEAGANGSDPAAPSKEDLEQFLALGEHALSEGDAQRAAGIFGQVAEMAPDNGAAHAGLIRSLVQLGQVDEARAALEAAQMDPALANDPALHAATSALELAGNQVDEGELNALRDNATANPDDHEKQLAFAEAAFAAGSRDEAADVLLGSIEKDREWNDGAARTKLLQIFEAVGLEDEWVVATRRRLSKILFG, encoded by the coding sequence ATGGGTCTAAATCTCGACGAGCAGAAGGCGGTCGACCGCTTCCGCAAGGACGTGGTCGAACCCTCGATGAAGAAGCTCGTCATCCTCGATTTCTGGGCCGAATGGTGCGGGCCGTGCAAGGCGTTGGCCCCCGTCCTCGAGAAGGTTTCGGCCGAATATGCCGACAAGGGCGTGGTTCTGGCCAAGATCGATGTCGACAAGGAACAGTTCATCGCCGCCCAGTTCCAGGTGCAGTCGATCCCCACGGTCTATGCGATGTTCCAGGGGCAGCCGGTGGCTGACCTGACCAATGCGCGCAGCGAATCGCAGTTGAAGCAGGTGCTTGACCAGTTGCTGGCTCAATTGCCAGTCGAGGCGGGCGCAAACGGCTCTGATCCGGCCGCTCCTTCGAAGGAAGATCTCGAACAGTTTCTCGCCCTCGGCGAGCATGCGCTGAGCGAAGGCGATGCGCAGCGCGCCGCCGGTATCTTCGGCCAGGTGGCGGAGATGGCGCCCGACAATGGCGCTGCTCACGCCGGCCTGATCCGCTCGCTTGTCCAACTGGGGCAGGTCGATGAGGCACGGGCTGCGCTTGAGGCGGCGCAAATGGACCCGGCGCTTGCCAACGACCCAGCGCTGCACGCTGCAACGAGTGCGCTCGAACTCGCTGGCAACCAGGTCGACGAAGGCGAACTGAATGCGCTGCGCGATAACGCAACGGCCAATCCCGACGACCACGAGAAGCAGCTGGCCTTTGCCGAGGCCGCCTTCGCAGCCGGTTCACGCGACGAGGCTGCTGATGTCCTGCTCGGCTCGATCGAGAAGGACCGCGAGTGGAACGACGGTGCCGCGCGCACAAAGCTTCTGCAGATCTTCGAAGCGGTGGGCCTCGAGGATGAGTGGGTCGTTGCCACCCGCCGTCGCCTGTCCAAGATTCTGTTCGGTTAG